Below is a window of Oryza brachyantha chromosome 10, ObraRS2, whole genome shotgun sequence DNA.
ttcttgtttctttcttgGATGGGATCTCGTTAGGGTTTGTGTTGGCCGGTGACGAAAAACACGATTAAAAACACCATCTTTCGGGACTGATTGGCCGCCCGCTAAGCGGCCATGCTGCCATTCGTTCTGCAATTCCGAGGCCAATCCAATCTGGAGATTTTCTCtctgttttgctttttttgtttggtttgattttttttgtgtggatTTTGATGGGGCCTGTGATGATAAGTGGAACCAAAAATACCATCTTTCGGGACTGATTTTGGCTTTCAGCGGCCATGTTGTCACTTCCAAGATCCTGAGGTCTCTGATTTCGATATCTTAATTGAAAATACGACCTGCTCTGCTTTTAAATTGAAAAGATGACCTGCttactaattttaaatttttaaccgcCCAAATTAACAGAACTTTGGGACAACATAAACCCACTGTTTGTAGATGACGGAGTCATAAGTTTGTGACTTGAATGTTTGAAATGCTATCGAACGGCTTGTGGAAAATTGTAACTGAAAATGCATGATGAAATAAATCGAAAGCAAATGGTGTATCGGCAAAAAGACTGGGAAGAACTACCTATCCCGACCGGGGATACAGAACCGATTACAGAAGCAGAAGCTTGGTTTGATCAAACTGCTGAGTATTGGAAACAAGCTATAGCGCTTACTCTGGGAAATTATATTGAAGCACACAGCTGGTTAATTGCCTCATTTGTGTTTATTTGTTCATGGGTTGAGattattgtttggcttttctttaaaaataatcaaatggacaaaaaataatttatatataattttttttatattcatgttgatctaaaaataaagaaataaaggttagaaaataatagttaaatttaaattttagcttataaacataagcaacaGCAAAGATTATCCGAAATTCTAATCTAGGAGCATGTAGCGACATGACATGTACGTAATCCGTAGTTCTCAAGTGTCGACATGTAACAGTTTAGGAAGCATATGCGTTAACATGTAATCGGTTAATCAGCTATAGCAATCGAAAAAACGAATGACTTCTAACAGGAAGGAAGCATATGTGTTTCACGTGTAATCAGTATAAACAACTATAGCTCAATCAAAAAGGCCTTATAATTGCGTAAGGCTCTTTTGGAAAAGACAGTTTCACAGGTACATTCAGATGAATTGAATTGCACAAACCTCGCTCATGCTCAGGAGGCCTTAAAGCAGGggacattttattttctaaagagCACAAAACTAAAGTAGGAATTTAATCGAATGAAATTGGCAAAAGTAGAATGGTGAAAGCCCGGGAGAATTGAACAAATGAACACTGATAATAGATTCAGCAAATAAATTCtggaactgaaaaaaaaacggcATGTCAAGCATATGAGCCAAAAATATCCTCATCATCTCAGTTTCCCCAGCAAGGTATCAGATATTAGtcctattcaaaaaaaaaaaaatcaatgctcATGCATAAGCCTGTCAGTATGACATTGCCCATCTAACACTTTGCCATCAATAAAAGGTTGGATCTTTTTAATAACTGAAGCATGGGAGCAAGAGCAACATTATACTGCGCACCAAAACTTAGTGCAAAACAAAAACCATGACACATCAATGACATTACAGTATGAAATGGCCGATTCAATGACTTGAGAAGCACATCAGTATCATGCCGCCTAATTCAAACTGGACTGCTGTCGACCATCAGGGATAGCGAACAAAACAACCGGCTTCGAGGATCTGACGGAAGGGGCATCGCACCTATAATAACCCTTCCTCTCAAGCTGTATAACCTCTCCACGCTGGAGGTTCCTCATGTTTGCGTCTCCTAGGGCGAGGGTTTCTTTTCGAGTGCAAGGGTTCAGGTTGTCAAGGAAGTTCTCATCCTCCTCAAGCTGTACACATGGTCATAAACAGAGAAATTCAATACTAACTCATTGATAAATGGATGAGTAATAAAAGAGCTAACTCTAACCAATATTGCATGGAAAACATTTTTTGTACGAGATAGTTGAACAGTACACAAGACATGCGAATGAAACTAcaataaagtttaaaaaagaacaagaCACATGTTGCATGACAAAAGAGATAGTAGGTTTAGTTTCCTtttctatttcaaaattttaggttCTTTGagaattaaataatgtatgctattaatttaagaaaaaaaatcttcagtCCAAAGGAAGTCACAAACTCGTGGTAGACTAGATATACAACCTAAATCGaggtaccatttttttttaaaaaaaggttagtttacatgaaaaatatgatatctacAAAGAAAAACTAGTAAAACACATTTTAATATTGAGTAACAAATATGAGATGTTGATATCATGCTGACTCCATCTTGGAACAATAGCTAACTTACCTTCTTCTTGCTAATTAGATAATCAAATTCCACCAATGAGAGAGGAACCAAATCTTCTATGTCTGGGAGCCATGTAACCTTCAATTTTGTTGTCTTCACAGATCCCTCAAGATGTAGTTCTCCAATCAGTTCAGTAATTACTCCACTTTCCATCTTGATTTCTTTAATGATGGCATTTCCCCAGTCCATGAGAGTAACTTCCTCACCTTTGCTAATTGCAGATGCATCAGCATATTCCAGCCAAATTCtgtttgtgaaggttgttgcCTTCTTTCCTGCACCATCGAAtttcttgtgccttggtaaaATTCGAACAAATGATTTCTCTGGACCATTAGTAAGTGTGAAGATCACACACTGGTCTTTGAACACAGCAGTATGCCTTGCACACACTGGAtcaattattttcttgttgATTGTCCAGAGTTTATCCCACTCCATTAGATTCAAATTTTTCGAAGCACCCTTCAGCAAAGAAATTGACAAGAAATCAGAATTcatcattttcatatataatagCACAAAGCAAGAGCTAGTCAGTAGATAATAATACCTGTTGGAGTATAAATTGTATCAAAGCCTCAACTTTCAAGCCACGGCGTACTATGCCTTGAACAGTGGGGAAACGAGGGTCCGTCCAGTCTTCAACCTTCTTGTTCTGCACAAACCAAAGCAGCTTCCGCTTGCTAAGAAGAGTATAAACCATATTCAATCGGCTGAACTCATATATTTCTACTCTCCTCATCCCCATATCCTGAAGAATTCGATAGTATTGTGCATTCCTGTCATGATATTCACTAGAACGAAGAGCATGAGTCACTCCCTCCAGCGCATCAACAAATGGGCAAGCAAAGTCATATGTTGGATAGACCTTATACTTTGAACCAATACGATGGTGAGGATCAGTGTTGCAACGGTAGTAAACAGGGTCCCGGAGGGACTTGTTAGGGTCCTGCATGTCAAGTTTACCCCTCACACAGCACTGCATACCCCTTTCAGAACCATTTATCATCTCTTTCCATAGTGCCAGATTTTCCTCCACGGTATTATTTCTGCATTTTGACTCTACACCATCCATTCTCTCGCTTCTCATTTGCTCCTTGGGTGTGTCATCAACATATGCTTTTCCCTGCTTAATCAGACTTTCAGCCATCTCCATTAGCTTTGGAAAATAATCAGATGTGTATGTGACAGCATCATATTTGATTCCCAGGGTTTCAATATCTTTTAGGAGGTTTTCAACAAACTCATTGCTTTCTTTTGAAGGGTTAGTGTCATCAAATCGAACAATTAGACGCCCTTGATATCTTTCTGCAAAGTACTTGTTCAAGAGTGCAGCCTTTGCATGACCTATGTGGAGGTATCCACTGGGTTCTGGGGCAAAGCGAACACACACTTCTCCAAATTTTGCACCAGGGAGATCAACTTCTGGAGCTGAAGGATCCTTTGAATCATTAACCTTTTCCTTAAGGCTTAGTGCAGGAGATTTCCCAATTCCTCGTTTCCCAACATAGGCAACTACAACCTCATTTAATGTGTCTCTATAGTCTGAATCTATGCTATTGAACCAACGAGCAAGATTTTGGTACTTCTTTGATTTCCTTAGACTCTCCCATCGTTGACCAATCCCTgaaagagaagagataaaTCAATTACTAGTGAACAATAAGAAGCATAGGAGAAGCTTGACAGTCAAATGGTGAAAGAAGCCCATCACTCACCAGCAAGATTTGACCATACTGTAATATCAGCAATCGTCAAACTATGGCCAACCAGAAAAGTCCGAGACGTCAAGTATCCATCAACAAATGAGCAGGCAATCTCAAATTCAGATCCTGAAAGGAAGGTGGGGGCATATTCAAGCCATTCAAGAACCTGCCGGTTCATTAACAAAAGCAAGTTAGAACACTGAGACAACAAAgattatgaaatatattttagcaAGAACTCAGTCACAACATACATGTCCAGACTCAATAGTATCTCGGCCATAGAGGCTCAGAGAGGATGCAGCATGAGCAATGTAGTGAAGAATAGGGTTGACACCACGGAGTGATTCTCTGTACAAAAGCAAAGATTCCCATGAGAAACTATTAGTTCCAAACGATGAAGTAAACccaaaagataaataaaagataagtaAAAGTAAAGTGATAATTGGAAACTTAAAATTGGCATgtaattataagttataagcAAATGACTATTATGTACTAGTTGCAGAAACAGGTACAGCACAgacgagagaaaaaaacagtcAAAACAATTATCATAATAATAGGCAGTTGAAAAACAGCAATAAATTGCATTAAAAATTGATGCATAATGtttcaaacatcatatttttctGAAATACAATACATCATCTTAGTTTTTGCCATTGGTAGCACCTGCACTCAAAGCTAATCAACACAAGAGAGCCAAGCAAATGCCTAGAACAGCATGTCATAATCATAAAAGAATAAGTAAAAACAGCAGATATACAGAAGAGCAACAACCTACCCAGAACTGAAGCATAGTGTGGGTGCTGAGCCCACAGCAAGACTAGGATCGATGGATAGGGAAACACCGGCAACCTTAGCAGCAGAAATGATGGAAATTGGTGGGCTGTCCTGAGAAAACGATAACTTTGCCTCCATTGATCCTACTGCAATACAGACAGGAACCTGATAttgtgggaaaaaaaacagaaagctACAAGAAAATTATGGCTCTGTCATCTTGTGAAAAATCAGTCTGCAGTTGTTTATTCTTCCATTTTTACATGAATCCAAGGTAGGCAGATCTAAGGGGGGATATGGGGGTTCAGTTGAACCCCAAACTTCttgggaacaaaaaaaaaattgttattaGTTTCCCTTAAGGTTATTAAGACAAATTAAGCCAGACCAGAAGAGAACCTATCTACGGTTTATGACGAAATtccagaagagaaaaaaaaaagaaaaaggatgtGGCTGCgtaatggatggatggatgctcaccggtgagGATGCAGGATGACAGCACCCCTGCTCACGGGAGGTCAGTGCAGGCGGCCGGCGAAGCCGGGAGGAGAAATCTGCTATTATACCACCACCCAGTGGCAATTCGACAGGAATTTTTCGTCAGTGGTTCTACTTGTCGCTCAAACTTTGGTACCGCCACAAACGGTACTATACATACGTAtgatttagttaaaaaaatcacatacaaatagaaattatatttcatagcATCACAAATCGCTTGAAATCATTTAAGTTTGAAGTCAGGAGAgttgcaacataaataattcaaatatctCACAAAAACAAAGTTAGGTAGACATTAACTAAAGTAGCAAATTTACCATCAATCCACGTTCTACAAGACTACAATTTACATTAGTAACATTGGTAACATTACTAGCATTAACATTTCAGCAAATTTACCTTATTGGGGGCCGGCTGGATGGAGACCGGAGGAGAGCAGAGGATCGAGGACGGTCTGGACGGAGTCCCGGAgggaggcgccgccgcgggacgGGCGGCCGGAGGGGGAGCCCGGGACGCGGAGCCGCCGAGGGGCAGGCGGTCACTgggtgctcgccgtcgccggctcgGGTGAGGGGCAGAGGCGGCGTGGGTGGCGACTACGGCGGCTGCTCCTCTGTTAACAGCCTCTTCTCTCTAAACCTAATGGGATATTGGGTCGGCTCCTCTGCTGGGCTTTAATTTTAGCCCATTTTATAGGGAGAAAAAACAAGGAATAAGTCTACTGGAGGTCTCTAAACTTGAAGGCTAGTTTGCTTTTCATCCCTTAGCcgcaataccagaaatgtatGCTCCTAAACTCACTAAATCCGTTCAAAAAAGGTCCCTCATCAACACTGACCTATTTTTTGACTGGTTTATTGACGTGGCGaccggtgggtcccacatgtcagattttttaaatctttactctctctcctctcccttctctcctcctctctccctcacagACCACATGCGGGGGAAGCTGGGGCGGCCCGGCGGCCGGGTGGCGCGTGGGAGaccggtggcgcgacggcagGGGTGGCTCGGTGGCCGAGCGGTGCGacgtggcggcgcggccggggcTCAACGGCGGCCTatggcagcggcagcgcgggGCGGCGCAGCGGTGGCTCGGCAGCTGGGTGGCACACAGGAGTCCGGTGGCACGATGGCAGGAACGGCCGCGGGGCGGCGTGGCTGGGGCTCAACGATGCCCAGTGGCTGGCAGCGCGGGACAGGTGTTCAGCCGGTTGGCGCACGAGAGCCTGGCAGCACGACTCGGCGGCCGGTTGGGAGGAGCcaggcgcgggcgcggggcgAGGAGACGGCTGGTGGTGTCGTCGAGCGGGCAACGCCAGAGACGGTGACAGGCGCGTCGTTGCCGATTCCGGTGAGGAGGGAGAAGGCTGTTCAGGTGCCGCAACGGaggccgagctcgccgccgcctctgcccCAAGCCTGTGCCCGCTACCGTCGCCGCCCCAAGTTCGTGTTCAGTGTGATCGCCTCCCTGCGCCCACACTCGAGCTCGCC
It encodes the following:
- the LOC102700557 gene encoding glutamate--tRNA ligase, cytoplasmic-like, which translates into the protein MEAKLSFSQDSPPISIISAAKVAGVSLSIDPSLAVGSAPTLCFSSGESLRGVNPILHYIAHAASSLSLYGRDTIESGHVLEWLEYAPTFLSGSEFEIACSFVDGYLTSRTFLVGHSLTIADITVWSNLAGIGQRWESLRKSKKYQNLARWFNSIDSDYRDTLNEVVVAYVGKRGIGKSPALSLKEKVNDSKDPSAPEVDLPGAKFGEVCVRFAPEPSGYLHIGHAKAALLNKYFAERYQGRLIVRFDDTNPSKESNEFVENLLKDIETLGIKYDAVTYTSDYFPKLMEMAESLIKQGKAYVDDTPKEQMRSERMDGVESKCRNNTVEENLALWKEMINGSERGMQCCVRGKLDMQDPNKSLRDPVYYRCNTDPHHRIGSKYKVYPTYDFACPFVDALEGVTHALRSSEYHDRNAQYYRILQDMGMRRVEIYEFSRLNMVYTLLSKRKLLWFVQNKKVEDWTDPRFPTVQGIVRRGLKVEALIQFILQQGASKNLNLMEWDKLWTINKKIIDPVCARHTAVFKDQCVIFTLTNGPEKSFVRILPRHKKFDGAGKKATTFTNRIWLEYADASAISKGEEVTLMDWGNAIIKEIKMESGVITELIGELHLEGSVKTTKLKVTWLPDIEDLVPLSLVEFDYLISKKKLEEDENFLDNLNPCTRKETLALGDANMRNLQRGEVIQLERKGYYRCDAPSVRSSKPVVLFAIPDGRQQSSLN